In Burkholderia lata, the DNA window TGAGCCCGCCGTCACCGACCTCTTCGTATGCGCATCGTCGCTTGCGGAGCACGTGCAATGGCTGTCCCAGTCGCTGGTCTCGGCTGGCGCGGTCGAGGGGGCACCGCTGGAAGGTGCGGCGCTGTCGCAGCGCATCGGTGTACTGAATCCGGCGCTGGTATTCATCGATTTTTCGGGTGATTGCGCCGCGGCGAGCACGGTAGTCGCCGCCGTGCGCCTGTCTCATCCGGGCGTGCCGGTCGTTGCGCTGGGCTCGCTCGCGCAACCGGAGGGGGCGCTCGCCGCGCTGCGCGCGGGTGTCCGCGATTTCGTCGATTTTTCCGCACCGGCCGATGAGGCGCTGCGCATCACGCGCGTGCTGCTCGACAACGTCGGCGAGCCGGCGAACCGCCACGGGAAGGTCACCGCGTTGCTCGGCGCGCGCGCCGGGATGGGCGTGAGTACGTTGGCCGCGAACTTGTCGGTGCTGATGCAGAGGCGGCCCGCCGATCCTGCTCACGCGGCTGCGCTCCTCGATCTCGGGTTGCCGGCCGGCGACGGCGCGCTGTTCCTGAACACGCGCTGCGAATTTCATTTCGTCGAGGCCGTGCGCAACCTGCGCCGGATCGATCGCACGTTCGTGACAACTGCGCTCGCTCGCCATGCAAGCGGCGTCGCGCTGACCACGCTGCCGCCGAACCTCGCCGATCTGCGCGAAGTGGCAACGGCGTCGTGCGCGGCGTTGTTGAACCGGCTGCGTGCATTTTTCGATCACCAGATCGTCGATCTCGGCGGTTTCCCGAATCGGGAATTCATTGCGCAGGTCGTGAA includes these proteins:
- a CDS encoding fimbrial protein, with the protein product MNARTYSLAEPAVTDLFVCASSLAEHVQWLSQSLVSAGAVEGAPLEGAALSQRIGVLNPALVFIDFSGDCAAASTVVAAVRLSHPGVPVVALGSLAQPEGALAALRAGVRDFVDFSAPADEALRITRVLLDNVGEPANRHGKVTALLGARAGMGVSTLAANLSVLMQRRPADPAHAAALLDLGLPAGDGALFLNTRCEFHFVEAVRNLRRIDRTFVTTALARHASGVALTTLPPNLADLREVATASCAALLNRLRAFFDHQIVDLGGFPNREFIAQVVNLADEAWLVCDQGVASVVSAIEMLDGLRDAGATTERIRLVVNQFDAELGLMPAQIAERLDLSLLATLPSRRVSIGHAANQGKLIAEVAERDPYVRALGPLVERLAGAPAPGAAQRAAGGLSALKRIIQSSTKRS